Below is a genomic region from Medicago truncatula cultivar Jemalong A17 chromosome 3, MtrunA17r5.0-ANR, whole genome shotgun sequence.
ACTATTCAGTTACGGTTGCGAAAGAGGAACGATAACAATGCAAaccattgaagaagaagaagctgtTGGAAGCGATGTTCAGGATTCTCCTTCACATTTCGAGATTTTGAAGCTACGTCAACGTTGGGAACTCGCTTCCGTTCTCCATTTCCTTGACGTAAGATATTCGCGTTATTCATCGTCTGGTTCGAATGTTCCTATTAGGTTACGATTCGTAATCATCTTAGTAACATTTTTTGTGGTTCGTGTGATTCAGGTGTTTAGTCCATTACTTGGTAATGATCTGAAGGTTACAGCCGAAGAAATTGAGATCGGACTTGTTAAACCTAATGCTTTTCTTACTAACCTTCACATTCAACTTTTGAAGGTATCTTTTTCGCTCTTGTTTTCAATACTTGTGTTTTGTTTCGTTTAAGCTATTGATTGTTTTCATTGAAATTCAAATGCTTGCCTTTTGTGGATTGCGTTTTAAATGCAATGTGTATGTtcctaaaatgaaatatttttatgtgtttttagtTACTTTAACAATTAGAAAAGATGCTGGAAACTAGGCTTGCAGATTCTATAGTAAGGAGAGTGGGTTGGATGGAGGGTAGAAAAATCAACCAAAAGCAAAGAAAGACTTGAAAAACTATAACTGAAACCATTAAGAAAGATATGGAGAGTAATGAGTTGGATAGAGATATGATATCTCATAGATCATTACAAAgtcgtttgattcatgtagctaAACCCACCAGTGGGATTAGACTtggttgctgttgttgttgtaacaATTAAATACATTGTCGATTCAGATTTAGATGAGCTTGATATGATTAAAGACCatcaaaaatatatgttttatgaTTGCTCTGTCTGTAGTAAATGGCCTGGGAAAAAGCACTGGAGGGTAACCATTACTATGTTGATCTAATTGTTTCTTGGGTTATGTTTTTCATttcagtatatatatatttttttttatagacaatTTAGAACTGCTTGTAACACTGTTCTAATGACTTTGTTTTCTCGTCTTATTTGGAAGAAACACAGATCAGTTGGTttgttataagtaaaatttGTCATGAACTGCATTATTTGATTCTTAACACTGAATTCCCCATAGTGCATATTATCTCATTATCGTGGAAGGCTTGTTGTCATTTGTATGTAAAATTATTAAGAAAGCCCAAAACATGCAAGGAAAATGCAATTTAGCTTGGAGattgaatatatattaattatttaaattggaTAACTTTGTCAAACTTCATTCTCGTTCATATACTTTCTATTTTTCTGTTGATGGCTTCCTATCCATTATTAGATACCGGTCCATCCTTAGTTTCTTTGtagatttaagtttaatttttactCCTACCAGGGAATACCACCTGTTGGTAAAGCACTGCACGATTCTGATAAATGGGTGACCGCTCTCTCTAAGAAACTGACTACTTGGTGGCCATGGGTGAGTCATCAATAGATTGCTTaagtttgtttttatattttttcttcccgTTGCTGATACCATTTATTGCTTTGTTTTGTTGGCTGGCTATTTGCTTTAGGTTGCTGAGGGGAAGAATCCACTTGTACCATCTAAAGGGTACCGAGTTGAACTGATCATGTTCTACCACCAATATCAATTGTTATGGCATTTAATGAACTGATAGCATTATTGCTTATGCAGAGAGGAGATATCAAAGTACAAGGAGCTTGATCCATTGGATCGTTTACTACTGCTAAAAGCCCTCTGTGAAGTTAGAGCTGATGTAATATGGCCTCCTGtttagtttgttcaaatttttgtttctttaatacaGGCAATAATAGTTCTGCTCTTTATTCTCCTGACTATAGAATTATCTCTGAGCATTATTGGCGTTCCTTCCCTTTTTTTATCtaattcctttcaaattttgatgtttCAATTTTGAATGGTACCGGATTATTTTGAtgctttgtttgtttatgttcaGCAACATGATGTGGTATCATATATTAATGATGCTTTAAAAGAAGGAACCCAGATTTCTTCTTTTCGCAAAGAGGCCTTTGGAATAGATGGAACTCGCACGTCCTATTGGtaattatttcaatatgttcCAATCTCTTcatgattttgtcataaccCTAAAAATTATTAATCTGTCTTACTTTGTCTATCGTAGGTACGATGCAAACACTAAAGCGCAGAGTCACAGATTGTACAGGGAAACAATCACATCAGTCTCCACTCCAAACCGTAAGGGCAAAGGTTGTTTATCACTTCCCAACTTTCAATGGGAAACACTCGCCACCAATCTTGACGAATTTTCTGAAGTAGCTGTAAGAACACGCTAACTGTCCTTTCTCTTCCATCATTTACCCATATTTGAAACCTTAATTAACTGTCTTTGAATGCTATTTGCAGGAAAAATTATCATCTAGCAAGTCTCGTGTTGAGATTTATATGGGCGACAGGCTTCAAAGTGATGCTATTCCTGTTCTTGAGAAACTTCAAAAGGTACATGCatccttttgttttgtgttCAATAGTAGTAAATATTAGGGAACAccctttatttgtttttaatattaaatagtgtaatattactttcaaattatacagaaaaaagaaagagcaaTGAAACAAAAAGAGAGACAGGATAAGCTCTTAAAAGATTTTCAGAACTCTTTTTCTTCTGGAAATACACGCTCTTGTCGCACTCGAAGGCCTATTAATTACAGTTTTGGTAAGATCTCCATGCTTGCATATTTATGGAGTTGGATTTACTGTTCTTTGTCCTTTGTGTATTACTTGCACTATTAAAGGGGGTTGGTCATACCAATTGAGCAGATGAGGATGTCTGTGTATGTGTGAGGTGCCCTTTGTTTGGCATTATGATGCATAGGTAGAGGGATTGAATTGTGAATAGATATTCCTCTCTTTTGAATTTCTCAGTATTACTTTGCATATAATATctgataaaataaattcaacctCACTTTCACtgatttcttgttttttttttttagtcttagAGAATAATGTGTGGTGTTTACATTAATTTTCTAAGTACTAAGTGGTTATTTCAGCTCAGAATGTTCAattgttttgaaatattttctaattaatGCCATTTCAATGTTAAGAATTGCATTTCTAGTTTCTACTCCTATTGTTCCATTAGTCATCATATCACACGTGTGCAGATAAAATTGAGTTAGTTAAAACTGACTTGACAGGTCGGGTGTAAGTAACCACATTTTGTTTGATGCTTCTCACAACTAATCACTCATTTGAATATTAACtgtttcaatttctttcttctgtCTCTTTATGACATCAGTTGGATTTTGACATTGATCAAGTTCTTTTTGGGAAATATTGCAGAAGCTTATGATCGAACAATTAAGGAGGCTATACAGTTGACAAAGTATGTTTTATCTGATATTATATCCCATTGGTTCATGTTCTATCTGCCTTGCTACATTGCATCATCCTTGTAGAATGTTGATAGTTTTTTGTTATAATCAAATGGATTAGTTTAATCCTCTCAAAGAGAAGGAGCAATCAAAATTTTTAAGCCTTTAATACTTTGCTTCTTTTCACCATTGCTGAGATACACCCACTGAAACACACAATCTGAGATGAAAGTGTATGTATGTTCCTGAGATAAAAGTTATCAACGTTATTAATGTAACCATTGCTAGATACTTTTAGCAATGGTTACCCTAACAATATATTTGCTGCTTAAGTATAACATGCCAACATTTATAATTTCCATTCTCTGATGTGTTTTGGATTCTGTATCTGACTCTACTTTTATAATCTCCACTCTTTTGAACTGATGCTTAGCAAAAGGAAAAAGTCCCCTGCTGCTGACCAAGATAGAAACAGAGGATCGGAAGATGACTTCGACATAGATGTTTCTGCAGACAGTGATGATTCTAAAAGGGATACGCAACCTATATCCGAGAGTGATGATGCTGGTTATGAAATTGAGAATCACAGCAGTAGTGAGGAGAATGATGAACATGTGGGTCAGGCGGATAATTCCGAAGAACACTCTAGCCATGCAGTTTCTTATCCAAAAGGGGTTCGCTCTAGTAAGCGGATAGCTGGAGTCCCTGGCCATACTGTTCCAGAAAGCATGGGTTTGACTGCAAAGCAAAGAGTGAGACAGAGACCTACCCGAAATACTGCCATAGAATCTACTGTTGTTCCTGATTCAGAGGATGAATCGGATGAAGGGAAGACAGATCTTTCTTAGTCTACCTAGGCCCAGTATTTAACTTACATTTTGGGGAAGTATCTAGCAGTGTAGAATGTAGTCAGCAAAATTTGgggttattttgaaaacatcCCTCTTCTTAAGCTTCtacatattttttggtttgatctaaGTTGTCTCGGAATCCATGAACGTATACTTCTCGGGTACTATGATCCgagaaatttaaaaattctgagtACATATATGGCTAATGAATATAAGTCGTTTGCTTGATGTATCAATTCAACACCGTTCAAACATCTCTCATGGTGCATGTCAGCATGTGACTATGTGAGATGCTTGACAAATTTATAAATCAGGCCACAGAAAAAATGAACTTGCTCAGCGACTTTTTATgcatttaacattttctttttttgaaggatatgcAATTAACATATCGGTAAGTAATTATACGTTGTtgctaaataataaataaatgttacattgttttttcctacaaaaaaatgATGGTTTATACTCCTgagtcccaaattgtatgacgttttagaCATTTTACActtattaagaaatgcaattaatattgtgtggaaaagagatattatgagttgttttacaaatataattaattttgtgtgggaaatagatattatgaattgttttacaaaattatccttaataaatggtatgggaaagataaattaaagaattgaaagaagagagtgataaatagttaaggataaaatagaaaaaataacattaatgtttcattgatattgtaaagtgacgtataatttaggacaattttttttttaaaacgacatacaatttgggacggagggaatatattataaaaaatgtcaGATGAACAAAAGGTTAGATTATTATAGGTTGGTATCATCTTGCTCTTTTATTCTCGGACAATACTAAAATggatattttttgaagggaaatatTTAAATGCATGATATCTTTGTCGTCATATTTGCACGAATAGCTTGGTAATGCCATTTGATTGTTCTTTCTTAGTTAACTTTTTTACCAAAATGACCATTTAACTAATGATGCATTCtgtgtcaaaaaaaactaatgatgCATTTTTTCTAGAGGGAATTATAAATTACGGCTTACTATATCTTGTGTGGTGCATCTCCAAAGGAAGTATGAGTGTGTATTTTGTCTTGCATGATTGTATTTATCTTATGGGTAATGTTAACCGGtcggttaaataagtaaatatagAAATATCACATTGGAACTTGTGCAGTCAACTcattaaaagtataaaaaatatctcttttaatttaaaactttctttttttgatttcCTTAACCAGTACTTCAGAGACACCGGTTAACATAACCCTTATCTTCTTAGTAGTAATTCACTATAGTGCTTTGGCATTTGTATTaggaaaaatacaaatatttaggTCGTTGTTGTTAAATATTATGCGTTGTATTCACCATACTTCTTTTTGGCATTTTGACTTTAAATGATGCTTATCAAAGCAAATGGTGTGTTATTTGTTGTCGTGCATGTTGTGTGTGAAGGGAGTTGTGCTATGTAGCAtcactctttttttaaaaattagttggttGAATTAACAACTTAACCTTAACTGcctaatatataaaataaaaataacattttaaacattctaaaatcacatttaaaaaaaatgattatgtaTAATCATGCCCACAAAGATGATCACCACATTACTTTAACAAAGGAACATTAGCAAATAAGTAAGAAAACACGAACCCTCTTCAATCAGAGTTCAAAACCGAAAAGAAGAGAGGAGAAATATGGAGAAAATACCTCCAACGCCGATGGATCGTGTGTGGGTGACTAGAATTTGTTGAGGGCTTTGATTCGGTACCAAATTTGAGCAATCGACGGAGATATGAGTGAGATAGAGGTTTACGGTGGTGGCTGCGGGTGAGAGCTCCAAATGGGGAAgaatatgtgatttttgttttggctTTCTTCATGCGTAAACTTTCTACTTATAGAAGGTTTTGTGTTAAGAGTTCAAATGGTTTTGTTAATATTGTTGATAGTGTATCTATTCAGAGTTCATCTTTACTACATTTAGGTTTGCTCAATTTACCCCATTTATCATCATGgatgtgtgacatgtggcaaaataGAAAACCAAGGGCTGAGATTAAAAAGGTTGGAAAAAGCACACGCGCGTTTGTTGTCTGCTGGTGCACGCTCTTCTTTATCATCTCAAGCTTGGAATTCACCAAGGGATCCTTATAGGCAAAGGATTTTCTTTCTCACCTGGATCGGCTTAACAATTTTCGAGGCACTTTTAATAACGATGCTAGTATCATAATCTCTTTCTGTAATGGGTTTCTTCTTCTTGGTGGGTTGTGCACTATAACCGGGCCTTGTTCTAGGTTTCCTTTCGATAGAATGATGATACTTGGCAACTGCAACAGACTCTTTCACGGCAATCCTTATTTAACAGAAAAATATGTTGGTCCTGAAGAGAGAAAAGTACTAAAAAGGGAGAAACAGCCCTAAATAAAATCCTACAGAATCGATTTCAATCCATAATCCATGTTGTATGTAtcggaaaaagaaaaggaaaggggTGGCACCACTTCTGTATGAACGGAAAGGGCTGCGACGGCGCCGGCGACGGCGAGTGGGAGAGAGAAGCACGAAAGTGATGTggggagaggaagaagaagggtcGTGAGTGGAGTTGGAACAAAAGCGCGTACCcttgttttttataaaacaaatgcATTTTCCAACCCTTTTAATCCAGCCCTTGGTTTTCTAAtttgccacatgtcacacatcCATGGTAAATTGGGTAAATGGAGCAAACCCAAATGGAGCAAAGACGGACTCATTCTATACATGCCTCTTTCACGAGAAATAATTTCTGCTTATATATTTCAGATGAATTTGATGACGTGAAGTTGGCCCATGAAAGTGTGTTGGCCAAAGCTTATTGTAGAGAGAATTAGATTAGACATTATACGTCTCTATGTTTGAGTGGTGTTACCGAGAGGATGAATAGAACATTGGTTGAAAAGAGTTAAATGTTTATTATCAAAGAAAGAGCTTCCAAAATTGTTTGGGGGTGAATCATTTAACACAATTGCACAAGTCCCAAAGTCTTTCACCATATCAGTCCTTGCAATATGAAGTACATGAGATCAGGGGTGGAGGGTAATGTTAACTTAGGGTGGCCTTGGcgattctattttatcttaatttatttagttttttttgataAGTTAGTGTATTATTGTGTTTAGCCActctcataatatatataattagctATCCCAAAAATTTCAGTCTCTActttatcaacaacaaaaatttcaagataatattcgtaaaaatattttattttatctatatatTTAGTTCCTCACAAAACTTTGGCTAATTTCGCTACTGCCAACGATGATTTGGTTATATAAGAAAGTTTCTTATGATCCCTTACATGTTTTTGGATGTAAAGCATCCTGTAAAGAGTCAAAATTGTGTGTTTAGTGGCTACTACCTAGATGGAGCTCGTTACaagttttattatgttgttatgaAGAAACTTATCAGATGTTGTGATGTTGATTTCATAGAAGACAAGTAGTTGACAGACATTGATAGAATTAGTGATGATGATCCAACTCATGATGAAGACCGTGAAAAATGTCACGATGGAGAGATGCAGTTAGTTGTTGAACATGTTGCACTATAAAAACCATCCAGGTGACGTTGGAACACCTGTATTCATTGAAGATCCAAATGACAAGAATGTTGAAATTTGCAATATAGTTGTTAGAACGACAACTGATTGTCTCGCTTTCATGAGAGGAAGAATTGTTGGATGAGTTTCTCCTTGAGTGGAGTCTACAAacttatcaaaagaaaaaatagaaaaaaaaaaaaaaagtgttggtTGACTTTCGTGTCAATTTCATAAACGTGTAATTGcagttttttgaaagaaaaagaaaaactagcaCAAgaataagtttaatagttttcTGGTTTGAAGTTTCGAAATATACAATTTGAGTTTTCCGTGACAAGATGAAATCTTTTGCTACTCTAATGCATAGAGGTGAAAATAAGTTTGGTCGGATTGAACTTTGTAAGGCCTAATCTTGATCTACATTAAAAATTATAGGTTTGTGTCTGACTTGTCGTCTGTTGTAGGCTCATTTTTAAGACTTGTTTTCTAATTTGAAGTTTCGGAATATACATTATGAGTTTTCCGTAAAATTACAAACACCATAAAcatttttaatagtttttgGTTTGATAAAGAAAACATTTTTAAGAGTTTTCTTGGAAAAAATACACACAAGAGAAAACATTATGATTCACTGAGAAATAACATAACATAGCTCTAATAAGGCATGACATAAGTCTGCTATGACACAAAAAGCATAACAGAGGACATAGTAGGTTGTGTTTGCACctttagtccttacattttaCAGATGATGCAAAAATGGTCCTCTTATTTTTATCCAACAACTTGTCAGTATTTGCATACAGAAATGGAATATCATCATACACAATTAAGAGAAATTTGATCTTGAATTGCATCATGCAAATAAGTAGATAATTCTGCAATAATTAGAAATTAGATATATATCAAACCATAATTGTCATTACATCATGAAATAGTACCATACTGCTAGCAAAAAAAAACCATCTGTTTGTGGAGCATACATTGACATGACAACACAATAAGCCAAAAAATTACATGCACCTTAACCAAGTAAACTAACATAAGCTTAATCTAATCTTGAGATGGTTGTGTCTATGGAGCTTGTGATCCCAGAGACACAACAACCTCAACATCCTTAGCCTTTGTCCTCTGTTTCTTCCTTTTCTGCCTAACACCAGCAACCTTCACAGATGAGCCTGCATCATTCACTTGTGGTCCAGTTGGGCCTGCATGATGCACATATGGTCCACTTGGGCCCACAGCTTGCACAGTTGGTCCACATGAAGTACCCCCACTAGGGCCTGCCTTCCCTTTTGTCTTTTTCTTCTTGCTTGCACCTTTTGGAAGTTGCCTGTCAGCAACCTTTACATGTCCTACTGTTGTGACCATACTTGTTGCATTTCATGCATTTCACTGTTTTAAGCTGTCTTGGGAGCACACCACCATTGCCTGTAGCATCTCCACTGCGTACAGTTTCATCATTGGCCTTCTTCCTTAGCTTTTTGGGCCTTCCTGCTGACCTTCTCTTGGCTAGTGGATTGATGTGTTCAGTATTTGTGACTGGCCAAAGTTTAGGTCCACTTGAAGGTAGCACAATGTGAGAGTAAGTGGCTAAACATTGTGATTTCCTGCAACAAGATATTGATACCATATTAGCATGTAAGCATAGAAATACATTTTTgataatataaatatagtagAGACAGAACACTACCTATAGTAAgatgacacaaaattttcatcagCCAAACCATTATGCCAAATGCAGGGAATAACATGTGCACATGGTATACCAGTTAGGTTCCACTTACGACAAGCACAAGTCCTTTGAGCCAGATTCACAATATATTTATTAGTCTCATTTGATAcattaaaattattcatttcCATATCACCATGCCAAGTTGCCTTCCACCCCCTGCAgctcttttgtttttctcaatCAAAACTTGAATCTTTGGACATATCTCACCATTGCACCTTTCAAGCATCTGCCTTTGCTTGACAATCCTCACAGTTATATAATGCTTGATACCCTCAAGTAAGGTGATTACTGGTTTCTCCCTTAGACCAAGAATAGCTCTATTAAAAGCTTCACACATGTTGTTTACCTGCAAATCACTCTGAGTTCTTGTGCTAAATGCAGATCTTGACCATTGCGCAGGTGGAAtctgtaacaacccgatttttagcgagatttattttaattgttttattatgtgtttatatgtgcttgtgtgtgattattcatcattgggtgcattttcatgggtttacGAGTTAGaatggtattttagtcattttggatttagggggtattttgatcatttggtgagaacgggtaaattataagttttggtgagaattacttttagtgattagtgagaaccGTTGTTTTACTATGTTACTAGGGTAAATAATTAAGGTTTTACCGTTGGtgatattttaccgttattagtgaattaccgttgtgtgtgtagaaacatttttgaTTTGAATAGAAttgggttaagtccattaagtagagagttaggcccattaagggAACTTGATATAAAAACCTGGTCTTATgagaaatttcctcacactttcatttcataagatattttttagagagttagagagagaaagtgggagcaagaggaagaaagggttagagagaagaggaacttgaagaatcaaggtgtgaagagagctaggagcaaaattgaagcctaagctagagagattaacctaactaaggtaagggggttagaattcatcataatcacttattgtaattttcaattatttgtatgaaaagtgcttaattggatgaattgattaattgttcataaatgatgaaattcatgctctaattatgatgccatgtttagatgtatgaagttatgaataattgaattgttgttggttgaattacatgttcaaagtatgaaaaatgggtatgtgttgaaaatatgctcaattggtgaattatgcattgttgttgatgaattgtgataagtttcatgatcaattgatgttgttgttgtttagtcatgttgttgatgataattcatggcttgagtttgcatgattcatggtttgtttttgagaaatgagatgctattggtgttttggtgaaatttgtgaattggtccaattgtcaagtgttttcaagtttgattgagtctttgtgagtctttttagtcatattaacctataaacatgttctggaaacacaaTTGGGCAATGaaggatcaaaattgggggGTTTTAGGTAAAAAGGGGTCcaaacccgtaacattttctgcaaaactatgaacgttcgcttagaggttcgcttaagcgacctgtaagcgaacagtcatACTGATTTTTCTGGGTAGGTCACTTAAGCGACCAGTTAGCGTGCTGGTAAACGAAGTTTTCTggttgctactggaactcgttcgcttaagcgaacatgtggtCGCTCAAGCaaactggtgagcgaccagaAAGCGTGCAATGTGGTTTGCCACtgtaactcgttcgcttaagcgaacaggtcCAGTTTTCAGCCACTTTGATCTTTGTTCtgggtctttgggggccaatccgagctttgtaaaatgattctttaaacatgtttaactactgttaaaGCCTCTAAACTCACTGGAACATGATTAGCTTGCATGAACTTGAAATTCTTCaattgagtcttaacttgggaaGTTTTGGAACTTTAGACTTTTGTCGAAAACAAACTTTTGTAAACATTGGAACTTATAAGTTGAACCTACagttcatatagacttaggtaaaaCTTATAAGAGTGTCAAccatcttaatcatgtaaaaagtgatatttcgggtgggaatgtgaaaggtTGTAAAACAGGGgtttttcatacgaacttaagttgttcttggGTTAATGTCTAATGATCCTGAAGCGACTTAActtcatgaatacatgattgattaaggttgtttgagaactttcaacttgtctatgacgttttgtcttgggattgtcaaagttggccgtttgccacttgacacgttttggtcggaaatgtttcttgaaccAATTGTCTTAAGAATTGTGGTGACCATGTTTAtataactaagtgaagttgtatgaatgaatgattatattggatatgatgtttatcatgagatgtgtatgctatcttacttagaatataaagaatgcttgaatggtgaaactatatgtgatagttgatgttgaatgacattgttgattattgataatcatgttgatgagtgatgatgaatactatgaattgattgtgtatggacatgttttcttgataatgcaaatgttgtggaggtaatcaatataattgttgtcctatatattgaggtgaaattgtggattgttgttgcattatcgagtccttgtaCATgcccatgcatcatagtcgtgttgagattgtagttgtaaaagggttgaactcttttacttcggagattatgcaagacgggtgtgaaatcttacatacgatgtttttattgcatcgaaggtgacgaccttgaggtgatccggtaccacatgcatttatgtgtcaataagtgcatataatgacatgagtcttatttgatatatgtgatt
It encodes:
- the LOC11429979 gene encoding DDT domain-containing protein DDR4; this encodes MQTIEEEEAVGSDVQDSPSHFEILKLRQRWELASVLHFLDVFSPLLGNDLKVTAEEIEIGLVKPNAFLTNLHIQLLKGIPPVGKALHDSDKWVTALSKKLTTWWPWVAEGKNPLVPSKGEEISKYKELDPLDRLLLLKALCEVRADQHDVVSYINDALKEGTQISSFRKEAFGIDGTRTSYWYDANTKAQSHRLYRETITSVSTPNRKGKGCLSLPNFQWETLATNLDEFSEVAEKLSSSKSRVEIYMGDRLQSDAIPVLEKLQKKKERAMKQKERQDKLLKDFQNSFSSGNTRSCRTRRPINYSFEAYDRTIKEAIQLTNKRKKSPAADQDRNRGSEDDFDIDVSADSDDSKRDTQPISESDDAGYEIENHSSSEENDEHVGQADNSEEHSSHAVSYPKGVRSSKRIAGVPGHTVPESMGLTAKQRVRQRPTRNTAIESTVVPDSEDESDEGKTDLS